From a region of the Rhodococcus sp. 4CII genome:
- a CDS encoding AAA family ATPase has translation MPDMTTSAPTHPVSVRELFGLDTDLTVRAFREPVDHVPDIDPAYRFDHAVTTALLAGFGRNRRVMVQGLHGTGKSTHIEQVAARLNWPCIRVNLDGHLSRLDLIGKDAVVLRDGKQVTEFQEGILPWALQRPVALILDEYDAGRPDVMFVLQRILERDGKLTLLDQNRVLTPHPAFRLFATANTVGLGNLNGLYHGAQRLNHAQIDRWNIVATLDHLPAEQELEIVSARVPSLNRELLASMVAVANLTRNGFRVGDLSTLMSPRTVITWAENIEIFHDPALAFRLSFVNKCDEAERPVVAEYYQRCFDAELDRSAMLATSVA, from the coding sequence ATGCCCGACATGACCACCTCGGCCCCCACCCACCCGGTGTCCGTCCGCGAACTGTTCGGTCTCGACACCGATCTGACGGTGCGCGCGTTCCGTGAACCCGTCGACCACGTCCCCGATATCGATCCCGCATACCGCTTCGATCACGCGGTGACGACGGCGCTGCTCGCCGGGTTCGGCCGCAACCGCCGGGTGATGGTGCAGGGTTTGCACGGCACCGGCAAGTCCACCCACATCGAACAGGTTGCGGCGCGGCTCAACTGGCCGTGCATCCGCGTCAATCTCGACGGACATCTCAGCCGTCTCGATCTGATCGGCAAGGACGCCGTCGTCCTCCGGGACGGCAAACAGGTCACCGAATTCCAGGAGGGCATCCTGCCGTGGGCACTGCAGCGGCCCGTCGCGCTGATCCTCGACGAATACGACGCCGGCCGCCCCGACGTCATGTTCGTCCTCCAGCGCATCCTCGAGCGCGACGGAAAGCTGACGCTGCTCGATCAGAACAGGGTGCTCACTCCCCATCCCGCGTTCCGCCTGTTCGCCACCGCCAACACCGTCGGCCTGGGCAATCTCAACGGCCTGTATCACGGGGCGCAGCGGCTCAATCACGCGCAGATCGATCGCTGGAACATCGTCGCGACCCTCGATCACCTTCCCGCCGAACAGGAACTCGAGATCGTGTCCGCGCGGGTGCCGTCACTGAACCGGGAACTCCTCGCGTCGATGGTCGCCGTGGCGAACCTGACCCGGAACGGTTTCCGGGTCGGTGACCTGTCCACCCTGATGTCCCCGCGCACGGTGATCACCTGGGCCGAGAACATCGAGATCTTCCACGACCCGGCACTGGCGTTCCGGCTGTCGTTCGTCAACAAGTGCGACGAGGCGGAGCGGCCCGTCGTCGCCGAGTACTACCAGCGCTGCTTCGACGCGGAACTGGACCGGTCGGCGATGCTCGCGACGAGCGTGGCCTGA
- a CDS encoding PLP-dependent aminotransferase family protein, translated as MPRTLIEIDRNSAEPLYRQVRRAIEHGIANGLFDPRHRLPSSRELAVDLAISRNTINLAYQELIAEGLVQSHQRSGMFVNPDMIETLASDARATIPRIDWSSRIRRYPDADVPHIEKNLDWHKYPYPFLAGQIDIRSFPARAWVRCLRDALYQPHAYASLQDSVGADDPMLIDMIRQHLLPSRGIEAGADEVLVTVGSQQGLDLVGRVLLGPEHRVAIENPGYLDARHIFLRTGAQVYGIDVDAHGLRPPETLRGTDLMYLTPSHHHPTNATLGIDRRQRLLQLAAESGTVIVEDDYDSEFRYHGSPSPALKALDSSGDAVYLGTFSKFLAPGLRLGYLVGPADLVRELRKARRYVLRHPPGHQQRALAMLIDSGEYHRALRHHRTQMKHKWERLCTAVDKYLPWSQEPYPPGGVSLWMTGPEELDCRAVVREAEQRGVLVERGDIFYTQPVPPRNHFRIGYGAIPLRSIEEGTALLGQACAASMRR; from the coding sequence GTGCCGAGAACGCTGATCGAGATCGATCGCAATTCCGCCGAGCCGCTGTACCGCCAGGTCCGGCGGGCGATCGAACACGGCATCGCGAACGGACTGTTCGATCCGCGCCATCGTCTGCCGAGTTCGCGCGAACTCGCGGTCGACCTCGCGATCTCCCGGAACACGATCAATCTGGCCTATCAGGAACTGATCGCCGAGGGGCTGGTACAGAGCCACCAGCGGTCCGGCATGTTCGTCAATCCCGACATGATCGAGACGCTGGCCTCGGATGCCCGCGCAACCATCCCGCGCATCGACTGGTCGTCCCGCATCCGGCGTTATCCCGACGCCGACGTTCCGCACATCGAGAAGAACCTCGACTGGCACAAGTATCCGTACCCGTTCCTGGCGGGGCAGATCGACATCCGCAGCTTCCCGGCCCGCGCCTGGGTGCGGTGTCTGCGCGACGCGTTGTATCAGCCCCACGCGTACGCCAGTCTGCAGGACAGCGTCGGTGCGGACGATCCGATGCTGATCGACATGATCCGCCAGCACCTGCTGCCGTCGCGCGGCATCGAGGCGGGTGCCGACGAAGTGCTCGTCACCGTCGGTTCCCAGCAGGGACTGGATCTGGTCGGCCGGGTCCTGCTCGGGCCCGAACACCGCGTGGCCATCGAGAATCCCGGTTACCTCGACGCACGACACATCTTCCTGCGCACCGGCGCCCAGGTGTATGGCATCGACGTCGACGCGCACGGACTGCGGCCACCGGAGACGCTGCGCGGCACCGACCTGATGTATCTGACACCGAGCCATCACCATCCGACCAACGCGACGCTCGGCATCGACCGCCGTCAGCGCCTGCTGCAGCTCGCCGCGGAGTCCGGCACCGTGATCGTCGAGGACGATTACGACAGCGAGTTCCGCTACCACGGCAGTCCCAGCCCGGCGCTCAAGGCGCTCGACTCCAGCGGCGACGCCGTGTATCTCGGGACGTTCTCGAAATTCCTGGCCCCGGGCCTGCGCCTGGGCTACCTCGTCGGACCCGCGGATCTGGTGCGTGAACTGCGCAAAGCCCGCCGCTACGTGCTGCGGCACCCACCCGGTCATCAGCAGCGAGCCCTGGCGATGCTCATCGACAGCGGCGAATACCACCGGGCGCTGCGTCACCACCGCACCCAGATGAAACACAAGTGGGAGCGGCTGTGCACCGCCGTCGACAAGTACCTCCCGTGGTCGCAGGAACCGTATCCGCCCGGCGGGGTGAGCCTGTGGATGACCGGGCCGGAAGAACTCGACTGCCGCGCCGTCGTCCGTGAGGCTGAGCAGCGCGGCGTCCTCGTCGAACGCGGCGACATCTTCTATACCCAGCCGGTACCGCCCCGCAACCACTTTCGCATCGGCTACGGGGCGATCCCATTGCGCTCCATCGAGGAAGGAACAGCCCTCCTCGGTCAGGCCTGCGCGGCGAGTATGCGGCGCTGA
- a CDS encoding DUF3311 domain-containing protein, which produces MIRSWPSVVIGFVVPTFAILGGIFTFGRIHAVLFGFPVVFLWTFVCFPFTTLCLWVSWRFFDRSHYPDEEKTA; this is translated from the coding sequence ATGATCCGCAGCTGGCCGAGTGTCGTCATCGGGTTCGTCGTCCCGACCTTCGCGATACTCGGCGGAATCTTCACGTTCGGGCGAATTCACGCCGTGCTCTTCGGCTTTCCCGTCGTCTTCCTCTGGACCTTCGTCTGTTTCCCGTTCACCACGCTCTGCCTGTGGGTCAGTTGGCGCTTCTTCGATCGCAGTCACTACCCGGACGAGGAGAAAACCGCATGA
- a CDS encoding sulfite exporter TauE/SafE family protein — protein sequence MAATVWDLSLPALLFALGVVVAGGVVRGFGGFGGAMVWVAGLVVLLPPTSVIPTVFVLEVVASAAMLPQVWRQVHWKSLRWLFAGTLIGMPVGMWALTQLSGDLVRVLLGVAIIGSAVAMAAVPDRQSLPGPATTAATGVASGLLNGGFALGGPPAVLMYFSASSHVAAGRASLVVFFLVIDAFGAAGSAAGGLLTVPVLAQIVLFAPLCMLGAAAGKWLFDRTTAQQVRQRVLWLLGFLGAAVLVQVALR from the coding sequence ATGGCGGCAACGGTGTGGGATCTGTCGCTGCCTGCCCTCCTCTTCGCGCTCGGCGTCGTCGTGGCCGGCGGCGTCGTCCGCGGCTTCGGTGGCTTCGGCGGCGCGATGGTGTGGGTAGCGGGACTCGTCGTCCTGCTCCCGCCGACGTCGGTGATCCCCACCGTCTTCGTCCTCGAGGTCGTGGCGAGCGCCGCGATGCTGCCCCAGGTGTGGCGGCAGGTGCACTGGAAGTCGTTGCGCTGGTTGTTCGCCGGCACGCTGATCGGGATGCCGGTGGGGATGTGGGCGCTCACGCAATTGTCCGGCGACCTGGTGCGGGTGCTGCTCGGTGTCGCGATCATCGGATCGGCCGTCGCCATGGCCGCGGTCCCCGACCGGCAGTCGCTGCCCGGCCCCGCGACCACCGCCGCGACCGGTGTGGCGTCCGGTCTCCTCAACGGCGGCTTCGCTCTCGGTGGTCCGCCCGCCGTCCTGATGTACTTCTCCGCGTCCTCCCACGTCGCCGCCGGACGCGCCTCGCTCGTCGTGTTCTTCCTCGTCATCGATGCATTCGGCGCGGCCGGTTCGGCTGCCGGTGGTCTTCTCACCGTTCCCGTCCTCGCCCAGATCGTCCTGTTCGCACCGCTGTGCATGCTCGGCGCCGCCGCCGGGAAATGGCTGTTCGACCGCACCACCGCCCAGCAGGTCCGCCAACGCGTGCTGTGGTTGCTCGGCTTCCTCGGCGCCGCCGTCCTCGTGCAGGTGGCGTTGCGGTAG
- a CDS encoding amidohydrolase has product MDFPRRADSTRSADLVVLNGTVLTMDGLGRRASGLAARGGRIVAVDSDRAVAEWIGPDTRVLDLGGRTAIPGFVESHNHPEFFGMTLAAQVDAGSPPNDCIADIVHRVEQAVADEEPGAWIRGYRYDDSLLADDRHPTLTDLDRVSPDNPVLLTHVSGHFCVANSAALRFAGIDATTPDPPGGRIARDSSGQPTGLLIEGAAFMVNSLVPSRGGDEAVEALRLAGAEYARHGVTTVHDAGIGLIGGRAGLDAYRTLARTGGLPTRVHGYLFHDLVAGLDEGIPEAPDPAADDDRFALSGVKIVADGSIQGLTGCLAEGYTCAPEDHGMMLLDPDDLGRRIAALDAAGWQVAVHGNGDAAIEAIINGYERLGVEPGHRRRHRIEHCQTVREDQLDRMAANDVLASFFVKHVYYWGDRHRDRFLGPERARRISPLASARSRGLTFGLHSDTPVTPVPPLEGIWCAVNRITRNGDVLGPEQTIDVDAALRAYTIDAAYLGGEESSRGSLEVGKLADLAVLSADITSVAPETIRSLAVDATVVGGDVVHASDEFTSPAVVR; this is encoded by the coding sequence GTGGACTTTCCCAGAAGAGCGGACAGCACGCGATCGGCCGATCTCGTCGTCCTGAACGGAACGGTCCTGACGATGGACGGGCTGGGCCGCCGGGCGAGTGGACTTGCGGCGCGCGGCGGCCGCATCGTCGCCGTCGATTCCGATCGCGCGGTGGCCGAGTGGATCGGTCCCGACACCCGGGTTCTCGATCTCGGCGGCCGCACCGCCATCCCGGGATTCGTCGAGTCGCACAATCACCCGGAATTCTTCGGCATGACCCTGGCCGCGCAGGTCGACGCGGGTTCGCCGCCGAACGACTGCATCGCCGACATCGTGCACCGGGTCGAGCAGGCGGTGGCGGATGAAGAACCCGGCGCGTGGATCCGCGGCTATCGCTACGACGACTCACTCCTCGCCGACGACCGGCATCCGACCCTCACCGACCTCGACCGGGTGTCGCCGGACAACCCGGTTCTGCTGACGCACGTGTCGGGGCATTTCTGTGTGGCGAACTCGGCGGCGTTGCGGTTTGCGGGCATCGATGCCACGACACCCGATCCGCCCGGGGGACGGATCGCACGGGACTCGTCGGGGCAGCCGACCGGGCTGCTGATCGAGGGCGCGGCGTTCATGGTGAATTCGCTCGTGCCGAGCCGGGGCGGTGACGAAGCGGTGGAGGCGCTGCGGCTCGCCGGCGCGGAGTACGCGCGGCACGGTGTCACGACGGTCCACGATGCGGGTATCGGACTGATCGGCGGACGCGCCGGACTCGACGCGTACCGCACACTCGCGCGGACCGGCGGGCTCCCGACCCGGGTGCACGGCTACCTGTTCCACGACCTCGTGGCGGGCCTCGACGAGGGCATACCGGAGGCGCCGGATCCGGCCGCCGACGACGACCGCTTCGCCCTCTCGGGCGTGAAGATCGTCGCTGACGGGTCCATCCAGGGACTGACCGGCTGCCTCGCAGAGGGGTACACGTGCGCGCCGGAAGACCACGGCATGATGCTGCTCGACCCCGACGACCTCGGACGCAGGATCGCCGCGCTGGACGCGGCGGGCTGGCAGGTGGCCGTGCACGGCAACGGGGACGCCGCCATCGAGGCGATCATCAACGGGTACGAGCGGCTCGGGGTCGAACCCGGACACCGCCGGCGGCACCGGATCGAGCACTGTCAGACGGTGCGGGAGGACCAACTCGACCGCATGGCCGCGAACGACGTGCTGGCCTCGTTCTTCGTCAAACACGTCTACTACTGGGGCGACCGCCACCGGGACCGCTTCCTCGGTCCGGAGCGGGCACGCCGCATCAGTCCGCTGGCCTCGGCGCGCTCGCGGGGACTGACGTTCGGCCTCCACTCGGACACCCCCGTCACGCCGGTGCCCCCGCTCGAGGGAATCTGGTGTGCCGTCAACCGGATCACCCGCAACGGCGACGTGCTCGGCCCGGAACAAACCATCGACGTCGACGCGGCCCTGCGCGCGTACACCATCGACGCCGCGTACCTCGGCGGCGAGGAGTCGTCGCGGGGCAGCCTCGAGGTGGGCAAGCTCGCCGACCTCGCGGTGCTGTCGGCGGACATCACCTCGGTGGCACCCGAGACGATCCGTTCCCTCGCCGTGGACGCGACCGTGGTCGGCGGCGACGTCGTCCACGCGAGCGACGAATTCACGTCGCCGGCGGTGGTGCGATGA
- the xsc gene encoding sulfoacetaldehyde acetyltransferase, which yields MSKKKNGADRTAVSGVQKMTPSEAFVETMVANGVTDMFGIMGSAFMDAMDIFAPAGIRLVPVVHEQGAGHMADGYARVSGRHGMVIGQNGPGISNCVTAIAAAFWAHSPVVIVTPEAGTMGTGLGGFQEANQLPMFQEFTKYQGHVNNPKRMAEFTGRCFDRAMSEMGPTQLNIPRDFFYGEIETEIPKPTRLDRGPGGEKSLNEAAELLAQAEFPVIVSGGGVVMADGVEECKALAERLGAPVVNSYLHNDSFPASHPLWTGPLGYQGSKAAMKLISQADVVLALGTRLGPFGTLPQHGMDYWPKNAKIIQIDADHKMLGLVKKVSVGICGDAKAAAVALTERLDGKALACDANREERSKKIDAEKAAWEKELDEWTHERDPFSLDMIAEQEGEEGNWLHPRQVLRELEKAMPENVMVSTDIGNINSVANSYLRFEKPRSFLAPMSFGNCGYALPTVIGAKAAAPERPAIAYAGDGAWGMSLGEVMTAVRHDIPVTAVVFHNRQWGAEKKNQVDFYNRRFVAGELESESFAGIAQAMGAEGIVVDKLEEVGPALQRAVAAQMNEGKTTVIEIMCTRELGDPFRRDALSKPVRLLDKYKDYV from the coding sequence ATGAGCAAGAAGAAGAACGGTGCCGATCGCACCGCGGTCTCCGGTGTACAGAAGATGACCCCGTCGGAGGCGTTCGTCGAGACGATGGTCGCCAACGGCGTGACCGACATGTTCGGCATCATGGGGTCCGCCTTCATGGATGCCATGGACATCTTCGCTCCCGCAGGCATCCGGCTCGTCCCCGTGGTCCACGAGCAGGGCGCGGGACACATGGCCGACGGATACGCCCGGGTCAGCGGGCGGCACGGCATGGTGATCGGGCAGAACGGCCCGGGCATCAGCAACTGCGTCACCGCGATCGCCGCCGCCTTCTGGGCGCACAGCCCCGTCGTCATCGTCACCCCCGAAGCCGGCACCATGGGCACCGGTCTGGGCGGCTTCCAGGAGGCCAACCAGCTCCCGATGTTCCAGGAATTCACCAAGTACCAGGGCCACGTCAACAACCCGAAGCGCATGGCCGAGTTCACCGGACGCTGCTTCGACCGCGCGATGTCCGAGATGGGTCCGACGCAGCTCAACATCCCGCGCGACTTCTTCTACGGCGAGATCGAGACCGAGATCCCGAAGCCCACCCGGCTCGACCGCGGGCCCGGCGGGGAGAAGAGCCTCAACGAGGCCGCGGAACTGCTGGCGCAGGCCGAGTTCCCGGTGATCGTGTCCGGCGGCGGCGTGGTCATGGCCGACGGCGTCGAGGAGTGCAAGGCACTCGCCGAGCGTCTCGGTGCCCCCGTCGTCAACAGCTACCTGCACAACGACTCGTTCCCCGCCAGCCACCCGCTGTGGACCGGACCGCTCGGCTACCAGGGGTCGAAGGCCGCGATGAAGCTGATCAGCCAGGCCGACGTGGTGCTGGCACTCGGTACCCGCCTCGGCCCCTTCGGCACGCTGCCGCAGCACGGCATGGACTACTGGCCCAAGAACGCCAAGATCATCCAGATCGACGCCGACCACAAGATGCTCGGCCTGGTCAAGAAGGTGTCCGTCGGGATCTGCGGCGACGCGAAGGCCGCCGCCGTGGCCCTCACCGAGCGGCTCGACGGCAAGGCGCTCGCGTGCGATGCCAACCGCGAGGAGCGCAGCAAGAAGATCGACGCCGAGAAGGCCGCGTGGGAGAAGGAACTCGACGAGTGGACCCACGAGCGCGATCCGTTCAGCCTCGACATGATCGCCGAGCAGGAAGGCGAGGAGGGCAACTGGCTGCACCCGCGCCAGGTGCTGCGTGAGCTGGAGAAGGCGATGCCGGAGAACGTGATGGTGTCCACCGACATCGGCAACATCAACTCGGTCGCCAACAGCTACCTCCGATTCGAGAAGCCGCGCAGCTTCCTCGCCCCGATGAGCTTCGGCAACTGCGGTTACGCACTGCCGACCGTCATCGGCGCGAAGGCGGCGGCGCCGGAGCGTCCCGCCATCGCGTACGCCGGCGACGGAGCCTGGGGAATGAGCCTCGGTGAGGTCATGACGGCTGTCCGCCACGACATCCCGGTCACCGCGGTCGTGTTCCACAACCGGCAGTGGGGTGCGGAGAAGAAGAACCAGGTCGACTTCTACAACCGCCGCTTCGTCGCCGGTGAGCTCGAGAGCGAGTCGTTCGCCGGGATCGCGCAGGCGATGGGCGCCGAGGGCATCGTCGTCGACAAGCTCGAAGAGGTGGGCCCGGCGCTGCAGCGCGCGGTGGCCGCGCAGATGAACGAGGGCAAGACGACGGTCATCGAGATCATGTGCACCCGTGAACTCGGCGACCCCTTCCGCCGCGACGCGCTGTCGAAGCCGGTGCGCCTGCTCGACAAGTACAAGGACTACGTGTAA
- a CDS encoding IclR family transcriptional regulator, which produces MGEIHRINESNGHPTAELPGDTPTLRLFALLEMIASKDQLFTLQGLVEETGMAKPTLHRMLQQLEGAGLLTRQNNGRHYGTGVRLRRFAENLLLNDTHHGARHAILRNLVAELGESCNVTTLSGSEVVYLDRVETPEPLRFTLHAGSRVPAHCSASGKMILSQLSPAQRGRLLGRMPLERYTTKTVTDVALIEAELKQVRRDGYAIDDEEFLPGLVCAAVLVPCATGNSNLCIAVQAPVMRLTPDKALKLLPALRRAADAIGEIENEVTITESTE; this is translated from the coding sequence GTGGGTGAGATTCACCGGATCAACGAGTCGAACGGGCACCCGACCGCCGAACTGCCCGGAGACACCCCGACGCTCCGGCTCTTCGCCCTGCTCGAGATGATCGCGTCCAAGGATCAGCTGTTCACCCTGCAGGGACTCGTCGAGGAGACGGGCATGGCCAAACCGACGTTGCACCGCATGCTGCAGCAACTCGAGGGGGCCGGGCTCCTCACCCGGCAGAACAACGGCCGGCACTACGGCACCGGCGTCCGCCTGCGTCGCTTCGCCGAGAATCTGCTGCTCAACGACACCCATCACGGCGCCCGGCACGCGATCCTCCGGAACCTCGTCGCGGAACTCGGCGAGAGTTGCAACGTGACTACCCTGTCGGGCAGCGAGGTGGTATACCTCGACCGCGTGGAAACGCCTGAGCCCCTTAGGTTTACGCTCCACGCCGGATCCCGGGTTCCCGCGCACTGCTCGGCGAGCGGCAAGATGATCCTGTCGCAACTCAGTCCGGCGCAGCGCGGGCGACTGCTCGGGCGGATGCCGCTCGAGCGATACACCACCAAGACGGTCACCGACGTCGCTCTCATCGAGGCCGAACTCAAGCAGGTCCGCCGCGACGGCTACGCCATCGACGACGAGGAGTTCCTGCCCGGCCTCGTGTGCGCCGCGGTGCTCGTCCCATGCGCCACAGGCAATTCCAACCTCTGCATCGCAGTCCAGGCCCCGGTCATGCGACTCACCCCCGACAAGGCGCTCAAGCTCCTGCCGGCCCTGCGGCGGGCCGCCGACGCCATCGGTGAGATCGAGAACGAGGTCACGATCACCGAATCGACCGAATGA
- a CDS encoding sodium:solute symporter, with product MIVAVLCVVLAISVGVAVYAGYGRRNGGISEFLVGGRSFPAWLVYFLAVGEVYSIGTLLGFPSGIYAHGASYGVWFIGYILLAYVFGYFLAPLVWRAAKRYDAMTVPDIFGRHFSSRAVELVTCLTLLVGLVPWGQYQFIGLQVVLSSLGVSLTPVQAVVIAGVLAFLYVAVSGIRSPAYVSVIKDTLMVITVAAVGIAVLFATRGSGAATTPIHLTPAVSTISGSAMTFTMTTIVFQALVFYLGLGASYILPAKSERAVKGSTVWMPLYMLIYPLLVLASFYALQKYPGVSNPNTIFMVTARGLLPDWLVGIVASGAALSGLLVLAATALGIGGLVSRNLLSGLGAHAQRRWSTVFVAAFLVLGALLTLYASTLMLTVLNLFYGLVAQVVPAFLVVLFARRVPAAAITTGMVVGVALSVVLYLQGPSVLGGINSGVISTGVNALVVLMWRLLAPGPEREPVARGARRDDPQRRILAAQA from the coding sequence ATGATCGTCGCCGTCCTCTGTGTCGTCCTCGCCATCTCGGTGGGAGTCGCCGTCTACGCCGGATACGGCCGCCGCAACGGGGGCATCTCGGAGTTCCTCGTCGGCGGACGCTCGTTCCCCGCCTGGCTCGTGTACTTCCTCGCGGTCGGTGAGGTGTACAGCATCGGCACGCTGCTCGGATTCCCGTCGGGCATCTACGCCCACGGTGCGAGCTACGGCGTGTGGTTCATCGGATACATCCTGCTCGCGTACGTGTTCGGCTACTTCCTCGCACCGCTGGTGTGGCGGGCCGCGAAACGGTACGACGCGATGACCGTCCCCGACATCTTCGGCAGGCATTTCTCCAGCCGCGCAGTGGAATTGGTGACATGCCTGACGCTGCTCGTCGGGCTCGTGCCGTGGGGGCAGTACCAGTTCATCGGTCTGCAGGTGGTGCTGTCCTCACTGGGGGTCAGCCTCACCCCGGTGCAGGCGGTGGTGATCGCCGGCGTCCTCGCGTTCCTGTACGTCGCGGTGTCGGGCATCCGTTCTCCCGCATACGTATCGGTCATCAAGGACACGCTGATGGTCATCACCGTCGCGGCCGTCGGTATCGCGGTGCTGTTCGCCACCCGCGGGTCGGGGGCCGCGACCACGCCGATCCACCTCACCCCCGCCGTGAGCACCATCTCGGGTTCGGCGATGACGTTCACGATGACCACCATCGTCTTCCAGGCGCTCGTGTTCTACCTGGGGCTGGGTGCGTCGTACATCCTGCCCGCCAAATCGGAGCGTGCGGTGAAGGGCTCGACGGTGTGGATGCCGCTGTACATGCTCATCTACCCGCTGCTGGTTCTCGCCTCGTTCTACGCCCTGCAGAAGTACCCGGGCGTTTCCAACCCCAACACGATCTTCATGGTGACCGCCCGCGGCCTGCTGCCGGACTGGCTCGTCGGAATCGTGGCGTCGGGCGCGGCGCTGTCCGGTCTGCTGGTGCTCGCCGCGACGGCACTCGGCATCGGAGGTTTGGTGTCGCGCAACCTGCTGTCCGGGCTGGGCGCGCACGCGCAGCGACGGTGGAGCACCGTGTTCGTCGCCGCCTTCCTCGTGCTCGGTGCACTGCTCACGTTGTACGCCTCGACGCTCATGCTCACCGTCCTCAACCTGTTCTACGGACTCGTGGCGCAGGTGGTCCCGGCATTCCTTGTGGTGCTGTTCGCCCGGCGGGTGCCCGCGGCGGCGATCACCACCGGAATGGTCGTGGGCGTGGCGCTGTCGGTGGTGCTGTACCTCCAGGGGCCGTCGGTTCTCGGCGGCATCAACAGTGGAGTGATCTCGACGGGCGTGAACGCGCTCGTGGTCCTCATGTGGCGCCTGCTCGCTCCAGGTCCCGAGCGGGAACCGGTGGCGCGCGGGGCCCGGCGGGACGATCCTCAGCGCCGCATACTCGCCGCGCAGGCCTGA